One region of Enterobacter ludwigii genomic DNA includes:
- a CDS encoding O-antigen translocase yields MNLIKVSFYNGISVIIKMLTMLGLNKVLAIYVGPGGYAIIGQYQSFVQTLATFSAGSIANGITKYTAQNVSEEKELIDVWKTAGTVSIVSSLFVSIIILIFFKDINVIFFNDKIDNNLSYWLATSFVFMMLNSYLMAILNGMKAIKAYVLLNISSSILVLVVTGLFAFSMGLKGALIALTINQSLNFIITFSYFIKQKWFKVRFLAGNLNKSVVKGLSRFAFMALFSSLAVPLTQMFLRNFIGTNISWEISGYWEAINRISAINIMLATTTLTLYYLPKLSETHEKRKYKYELINISKLLVPVTAIGCFCVFYLKFYIINILFTPSFVNMSPLFGWQMVGDFFKVFSWIFSFALLTKEKWKVFIACEILSAVVLAVSTTIIVYFMSWHYLSLAYAATYFIYLIFTSFFFYQSIYKKAS; encoded by the coding sequence ATGAATTTAATTAAAGTCAGTTTTTATAATGGTATTTCTGTAATAATTAAAATGCTGACTATGCTAGGGCTTAATAAAGTCCTAGCTATTTATGTCGGTCCTGGTGGTTATGCCATAATAGGTCAGTATCAGAGTTTTGTTCAAACACTCGCTACATTTTCCGCGGGCTCAATTGCAAATGGCATTACAAAATATACAGCTCAAAATGTAAGTGAGGAAAAAGAATTAATAGATGTTTGGAAAACAGCGGGAACAGTCAGTATTGTTTCTAGCTTGTTTGTGTCAATCATTATTTTGATCTTTTTTAAAGATATAAATGTTATTTTTTTTAATGACAAAATAGATAATAATCTTTCATATTGGCTTGCTACCTCATTTGTGTTTATGATGTTGAATAGTTATTTGATGGCTATTCTAAATGGGATGAAGGCAATAAAAGCGTATGTATTACTTAATATATCCAGTAGTATATTAGTGTTAGTGGTGACTGGCCTTTTTGCATTTAGCATGGGCCTGAAAGGAGCCTTGATAGCATTAACAATAAATCAATCATTAAATTTTATAATAACCTTCTCATATTTTATTAAACAAAAATGGTTCAAAGTTCGTTTTTTGGCGGGGAATTTAAACAAATCTGTTGTCAAAGGTCTTAGTCGATTTGCTTTTATGGCTTTGTTCTCATCTTTAGCCGTCCCTTTAACTCAGATGTTTCTTAGGAATTTTATAGGTACTAATATTTCTTGGGAGATATCCGGTTATTGGGAAGCCATTAACCGAATAAGCGCAATAAATATTATGTTAGCAACGACTACATTAACCCTTTATTATTTGCCAAAACTATCTGAAACACATGAGAAAAGGAAATATAAGTATGAGCTAATCAATATATCTAAGTTGCTAGTGCCGGTTACAGCTATTGGATGCTTTTGTGTTTTTTATTTAAAGTTTTATATTATAAATATACTCTTTACTCCTTCATTTGTTAACATGTCACCGCTATTTGGCTGGCAGATGGTTGGAGATTTTTTCAAAGTTTTTAGTTGGATTTTCTCTTTTGCACTATTAACGAAAGAAAAATGGAAGGTCTTTATAGCATGTGAAATCTTATCAGCGGTTGTCCTTGCAGTGTCAACAACCATAATTGTTTATTTTATGTCCTGGCATTATCTTTCTTTGGCATATGCTGCAACGTACTTTATATATCTGATATTCACATCATTTTTCTTCTATCAGTCCATATATAAAAAGGCATCCTAG
- a CDS encoding FdtA/QdtA family cupin domain-containing protein has translation MNIQLIPLQVHGDDRGALVSLERDKNIDFEIRRVYYIFDTKKGVVRGYHAHKNLKQLVVPVRGSCRFTLDDGYERVSVLLDNPAQGLLVNSLIWREMSDFSDDCVLMVLASNEYDESDYIRDYDAFKLAAK, from the coding sequence ATGAATATCCAACTTATCCCATTACAGGTTCATGGTGATGATAGGGGCGCTCTTGTTTCTTTAGAAAGAGATAAGAATATAGACTTTGAAATTAGGCGAGTGTATTACATTTTTGATACAAAAAAAGGTGTAGTCAGAGGCTACCATGCCCATAAAAATCTGAAACAGTTAGTAGTCCCTGTCAGAGGATCGTGTCGTTTTACGCTAGATGATGGATACGAAAGAGTAAGTGTTCTTTTGGATAACCCAGCTCAAGGATTACTTGTTAATTCATTAATCTGGAGGGAGATGTCAGATTTTTCTGACGACTGTGTATTAATGGTTTTAGCCAGTAATGAATATGATGAATCTGATTATATCAGAGATTACGATGCATTTAAATTGGCGGCAAAATGA
- a CDS encoding NAD-dependent epimerase/dehydratase family protein: MNDKVLFIGASGFVGTRLIEISKSEFDVTNFDKQQSHFYPDITVSGDVRNQEQLDQALASFGTVVLLAAEHRDDVSPTSLYYDVNVQGTRNVLAAMEKNNVKNIIFTSSVAVYGLNKVNPDESHPHDPFNHYGKSKWQAEEVLREWFNKAPEERSLTIIRPTVIFGERNRGNVFNLLKQIAGGKFAMVGAGTNYKSMAYVGNIVEFIKFRLSNVKPGYDVYNYVDKPDLNMNQLVAEVEKSLSKKIPSVHLPYPLGMLGGYCFDILSKVTGKKYAISSVRVKKFCATTQFDATKVHTSGFKAPYTLSQGLDRTLKYEFVHEKKDDITFVSE; this comes from the coding sequence ATGAACGATAAAGTTTTGTTTATTGGCGCGTCCGGTTTCGTTGGGACTCGTTTGATCGAGATTTCTAAGTCCGAGTTTGATGTTACCAACTTCGACAAACAGCAGAGTCATTTCTATCCAGATATTACTGTTTCTGGTGATGTGCGTAATCAGGAGCAGCTCGATCAAGCACTTGCCAGTTTCGGAACGGTGGTACTGCTAGCTGCCGAACATCGTGATGATGTTAGCCCGACTTCACTCTACTATGATGTAAACGTACAGGGTACACGTAATGTACTGGCAGCAATGGAAAAAAATAATGTTAAGAACATTATTTTTACCAGTTCAGTTGCTGTTTATGGTCTCAATAAAGTGAATCCTGACGAATCTCACCCGCACGATCCTTTTAACCACTATGGCAAAAGTAAGTGGCAGGCGGAAGAGGTACTGCGTGAATGGTTCAACAAAGCGCCTGAAGAGCGATCTCTTACGATTATCCGTCCAACGGTCATTTTTGGTGAGCGCAATCGAGGCAATGTCTTCAATCTTCTGAAGCAAATTGCGGGTGGAAAATTCGCAATGGTGGGCGCCGGAACTAACTACAAGTCAATGGCTTATGTAGGTAATATTGTTGAGTTTATCAAATTCCGATTGAGCAACGTCAAACCTGGTTACGACGTATACAACTATGTCGATAAACCCGATCTGAATATGAATCAGCTGGTTGCCGAAGTAGAAAAGAGCCTGAGCAAAAAAATCCCATCAGTACATCTCCCTTATCCTTTAGGGATGCTCGGCGGTTATTGCTTTGATATTCTGAGCAAAGTTACCGGCAAGAAGTATGCGATTAGTTCCGTACGTGTAAAAAAATTCTGTGCCACCACTCAGTTTGATGCAACTAAAGTGCACACCTCTGGTTTTAAAGCGCCTTACACCCTATCTCAAGGACTGGACCGTACGTTGAAGTACGAGTTCGTGCATGAGAAGAAAGATGACATCACGTTTGTTTCTGAGTAG
- a CDS encoding N-acetyltransferase has product MFIHKLSDVQSTSIGEGTNIWQFVVILKEARIGKNCNVCANCFIENDVVIGNSVTIKSGVYIWDGVRVHDNVFIGPCVAFTNDKYPRSKNYDTQFYETIIGENSSIGANSTILPGVKIGRNCMIGAGSVVTKDVPDNALVLGNPARIVKFLEAE; this is encoded by the coding sequence ATGTTTATACATAAACTAAGTGATGTCCAGTCAACATCTATTGGTGAAGGTACAAATATATGGCAATTTGTTGTTATCCTCAAAGAGGCAAGAATTGGTAAAAATTGCAATGTTTGTGCTAACTGCTTTATTGAAAATGACGTTGTCATTGGAAATTCAGTAACTATTAAATCAGGTGTTTATATCTGGGATGGCGTAAGGGTACATGACAATGTATTTATTGGACCTTGCGTTGCGTTTACTAATGATAAATATCCTCGTTCTAAAAATTATGATACACAATTTTATGAAACTATAATTGGTGAGAATTCATCGATTGGCGCAAATTCGACTATTCTCCCTGGAGTAAAGATTGGGCGCAATTGTATGATTGGGGCAGGTTCTGTTGTAACGAAAGATGTTCCTGACAATGCTCTGGTTTTAGGGAATCCAGCAAGAATCGTGAAATTTTTGGAGGCAGAATGA
- a CDS encoding oligosaccharide repeat unit polymerase, translated as MEFTLNFLIIILSFIPGYYLGVFRFKRLNYYCVLYWSMLLFCIIGSFIIHSGFMDDSFFIEPIANNAEAKNLGLFITTISFFIFFLSAFVVEVLCSLCSGQRSGMIRWENYYSSPMIMSSRKVTLTLFILSCALVVYYIISIYPAPLFMAFQGASADQIAIRRLEVTKNYSGIGYFKTLAGVIPIILSYYCFIAYLRFKKHFLLFVFITFISILTLAINGEKAPLVFYFLGLLVSYSSVRKISKKVYVLSSVLIFFLILLMYIVLFQFDNSDYLLYILIERLFIAQEAAVFYAADYFSSHSSLGLSSMDTIFNKILNVTPTARASEIFMNQYLPSMVANGGWNVNGFFAHETFSNFGYMGIVLGSMYGGIVNSLLCIYFRAREKTLLTMSFYSFYIVSVTTVLSSFNAMLFNTQLILVFIIYLLLSILDGRRKHAVPE; from the coding sequence ATGGAGTTTACTCTAAATTTCCTTATAATAATACTGAGTTTTATTCCTGGGTACTACTTGGGTGTATTTCGTTTTAAAAGGCTCAACTATTATTGTGTTCTTTACTGGTCGATGCTGCTATTCTGCATTATTGGATCATTTATAATACATTCTGGCTTCATGGATGATTCATTTTTTATAGAGCCAATTGCAAATAATGCTGAGGCAAAAAACCTTGGTTTATTTATTACTACTATTTCTTTCTTTATATTCTTTCTTTCTGCTTTTGTTGTTGAAGTTTTGTGTTCATTATGTTCAGGGCAGCGTTCGGGAATGATTCGCTGGGAAAATTATTACTCCAGTCCTATGATTATGAGCAGTCGCAAGGTAACACTAACACTCTTTATATTATCTTGTGCATTAGTTGTGTATTACATAATATCAATTTATCCAGCACCATTGTTTATGGCATTCCAAGGGGCTTCTGCGGATCAAATTGCTATACGAAGGCTGGAAGTGACAAAAAATTATTCTGGAATTGGATATTTCAAAACACTAGCAGGTGTTATACCTATAATTCTTTCGTATTATTGTTTTATTGCATATCTAAGATTTAAAAAACATTTTCTTCTTTTTGTCTTTATCACTTTCATTTCAATATTAACATTGGCTATTAATGGGGAAAAAGCACCTCTGGTTTTTTATTTCTTGGGGCTTTTAGTTTCATATTCATCGGTAAGAAAAATTAGTAAAAAGGTTTATGTACTTTCCTCAGTATTAATATTTTTCTTGATATTGCTAATGTATATTGTTCTTTTCCAATTTGATAATTCTGATTACCTCCTTTATATTCTTATCGAGAGGTTATTTATAGCTCAAGAGGCAGCGGTGTTTTATGCGGCAGATTATTTTTCTTCCCATAGTTCGCTGGGGTTATCCAGCATGGATACTATTTTTAACAAAATACTTAATGTCACTCCAACAGCCAGGGCATCAGAGATATTCATGAACCAATATTTGCCAAGTATGGTGGCGAATGGTGGTTGGAATGTAAATGGATTTTTTGCACATGAGACTTTCTCTAATTTCGGTTACATGGGAATTGTTCTTGGAAGTATGTACGGTGGAATAGTAAATAGTTTGTTATGCATCTATTTTAGAGCAAGAGAAAAAACTTTATTAACAATGAGTTTTTATAGTTTTTACATTGTGTCCGTAACAACCGTTCTCAGTAGTTTTAATGCAATGCTGTTTAATACGCAGCTGATTTTAGTTTTTATTATTTATTTGCTATTGTCAATTCTCGACGGGAGAAGAAAACATGCAGTACCAGAGTGA
- a CDS encoding DegT/DnrJ/EryC1/StrS family aminotransferase has translation MIDFLNLQKSNARYNNELIKAAVRVIESGWYISGSELNAFEESFAKYCNVKHAIGVANGLDALTLTLKAWQELGKVKRNDEVLVPANTYIASILAISEAGLKPVLVEPNESSYNLSIENIKSKITANTRIILPVHLYGLISPMDEIMSFARDNNLLVLEDSAQAHGASIDGRKAGSWGDAAGFSFYPGKNLGALGDAGAITTNDTELADTVSYLRNYGSKVKYRHDFKGVNSRLDEIQAAFLNVKLNYLDEDICIRRNIANRYLKEIKNELIVLPTITCEENHVWHLFVIRTKNRDALQRYLTDNDIQTVIHYPTPPHRQLAYKELKDLSFPLSEELHREVISIPMDPTLTEEQVSYVIDVLNKFNC, from the coding sequence ATGATTGATTTTCTTAATTTACAGAAGTCCAATGCACGCTACAATAATGAATTAATTAAAGCTGCAGTACGAGTTATTGAAAGCGGATGGTATATCTCAGGTTCAGAATTAAATGCATTTGAGGAAAGTTTCGCTAAGTATTGTAACGTTAAGCATGCTATAGGTGTTGCTAATGGGCTTGACGCTCTGACGTTAACTCTTAAAGCATGGCAAGAACTGGGCAAAGTAAAAAGAAATGATGAAGTGCTTGTCCCGGCTAATACTTATATAGCTTCAATTCTGGCCATCAGCGAGGCAGGGTTAAAGCCTGTTTTAGTTGAACCAAATGAGTCCAGCTATAATCTCTCAATTGAGAATATTAAATCCAAAATTACTGCCAATACGCGGATCATACTCCCTGTCCATCTCTATGGTTTGATTTCCCCAATGGACGAAATCATGAGTTTTGCAAGAGATAATAACCTATTAGTATTGGAAGACAGTGCCCAAGCGCATGGTGCTTCAATCGATGGTAGAAAAGCCGGAAGTTGGGGTGATGCTGCCGGGTTTAGTTTTTACCCTGGCAAAAACCTTGGCGCGCTAGGAGATGCTGGTGCTATAACTACTAATGATACTGAATTAGCAGATACGGTAAGTTACTTGAGGAACTATGGTTCAAAAGTAAAATACAGACATGATTTCAAAGGTGTAAATAGTCGATTGGATGAAATTCAGGCTGCCTTCCTGAATGTAAAACTGAATTATTTGGATGAAGATATTTGTATTAGACGAAATATCGCAAATCGCTATTTAAAAGAAATTAAAAATGAATTAATAGTACTCCCAACCATTACCTGCGAAGAGAATCATGTATGGCATCTCTTTGTCATCAGGACAAAGAACAGGGATGCACTTCAGCGTTACCTGACAGATAATGATATCCAGACCGTTATTCATTATCCAACGCCACCTCATCGCCAACTGGCTTATAAAGAACTCAAAGACTTGAGTTTCCCGCTTAGTGAAGAGTTGCACCGTGAAGTAATTTCAATACCAATGGATCCCACTCTTACAGAAGAGCAAGTTAGTTATGTCATTGATGTATTAAATAAATTTAATTGCTAA
- the galF gene encoding GalU regulator GalF has product MINLKAVIPVAGLGMHMLPATKAIPKEMLPIVDKPMIQYIVDEIVAAGIKEIVLVTHSSKNAVENHFDTSYELEALLEQRVKRQLLAEVQSICPPGVTIMNVRQAQPLGLGHSILCARPVVGDNPFIVVLPDIIIDTASADPLRYNLAAMVARFNETGRSQVLAKRMKGDLSEYSVIQTKEALETEGQVSRIVEFIEKPDQPQTLDSDLMAVGRYVLNADIWAELEKTEPGAWDRIQLTDAIAELAKKQSVDAMLMTGDSYDCGKKMGYMQAFVNYGLRNLKEGAKFRARIEKLLAND; this is encoded by the coding sequence ATGATCAATTTGAAAGCAGTCATTCCGGTAGCAGGTCTGGGCATGCATATGCTGCCGGCCACAAAAGCCATTCCTAAAGAGATGCTGCCGATCGTCGATAAACCAATGATTCAGTACATTGTCGACGAGATTGTTGCTGCAGGGATCAAAGAAATCGTTCTGGTTACCCACTCTTCCAAAAATGCGGTAGAGAACCACTTCGACACCTCTTACGAACTCGAAGCTCTGCTTGAGCAGCGTGTTAAACGTCAGTTGCTGGCGGAAGTTCAGTCTATTTGTCCTCCAGGCGTGACCATTATGAACGTGCGTCAGGCGCAGCCGCTGGGTCTCGGCCACTCCATTCTGTGTGCCCGTCCGGTTGTGGGTGATAACCCATTCATCGTTGTGCTGCCGGATATCATTATTGATACCGCTTCTGCCGATCCGCTGCGTTATAACCTGGCGGCAATGGTGGCACGTTTCAATGAAACAGGCCGCAGCCAGGTGCTGGCAAAACGCATGAAGGGCGATCTCTCTGAGTACTCTGTTATCCAGACGAAAGAAGCGCTAGAGACAGAAGGGCAGGTGAGTCGCATCGTTGAGTTCATCGAAAAACCGGATCAGCCACAGACGCTGGATTCCGATCTGATGGCGGTTGGCCGCTATGTGCTGAACGCCGATATCTGGGCCGAACTGGAAAAAACCGAGCCAGGTGCCTGGGACCGTATTCAGCTGACTGATGCGATTGCCGAACTGGCGAAGAAGCAGTCTGTTGACGCGATGCTGATGACTGGCGACAGCTATGACTGTGGTAAGAAAATGGGCTATATGCAGGCGTTTGTGAATTATGGACTGCGTAATCTGAAGGAAGGGGCGAAGTTCAGGGCCCGTATTGAGAAGTTACTGGCAAACGACTGA
- the rfbB gene encoding dTDP-glucose 4,6-dehydratase, whose protein sequence is MKILVTGGAGFIGSAVVRHIIKNTQDEVVNVDKLTYAGNLESLIDVSDSDRYAFEHADICDKAAMDRIFAEHKPDAVMHLAAESHVDRSISGPAAFIETNIVGTYVLLEAARGYWSTLDDAAKKAFRFHHISTDEVYGDLPHPDEHSASFELPLFTETTAYAPSSPYSASKASSDHLVRAWLRTYGFPTIVTNCSNNYGPYHFPEKLIPLVILNALEGKTLPIYGKGDQIRDWLYVEDHARALYTVVTQGKIGETYNIGGHNEKQNLDVVHTICSLLDEIVPKEGSYHDQITYVADRPGHDRRYAIDAEKIGRELGWKPQETFESGIRKTVEWYLANIQWVENVKTGNYQSWIEQNYRERK, encoded by the coding sequence GTGAAAATTCTTGTGACGGGCGGGGCCGGTTTTATCGGCTCAGCGGTTGTACGACATATTATTAAAAATACCCAGGACGAAGTCGTCAATGTGGATAAGCTGACGTATGCCGGTAACCTTGAGTCACTTATTGATGTCAGCGATAGCGATCGTTATGCCTTTGAGCATGCTGATATCTGTGACAAGGCAGCAATGGATCGAATCTTCGCTGAGCATAAACCCGATGCCGTAATGCACCTTGCAGCCGAAAGCCACGTTGATCGTTCTATTAGCGGCCCTGCTGCGTTTATTGAAACCAATATCGTAGGTACCTACGTGCTCCTGGAAGCCGCCCGAGGGTATTGGTCCACATTAGATGATGCTGCTAAGAAAGCCTTCCGTTTTCATCATATTTCAACCGATGAAGTTTATGGCGATTTACCGCATCCTGATGAGCATTCTGCATCATTCGAGTTGCCTCTATTCACGGAAACTACCGCTTACGCACCAAGCAGTCCATATTCGGCATCAAAGGCCTCGAGTGACCATCTGGTTCGCGCGTGGTTGCGTACCTACGGTTTCCCTACGATTGTCACCAACTGTTCAAATAACTACGGCCCATATCACTTCCCAGAAAAGCTGATTCCGCTGGTTATTCTGAATGCGCTGGAGGGTAAAACTCTGCCAATTTACGGTAAAGGCGATCAGATCCGTGACTGGTTGTATGTAGAGGATCATGCACGTGCACTCTATACCGTAGTGACACAGGGCAAAATTGGCGAAACCTACAACATTGGCGGTCACAACGAAAAGCAAAACCTCGATGTGGTACACACTATTTGTTCTCTGCTGGATGAAATTGTGCCAAAGGAAGGTTCCTATCATGACCAGATCACTTATGTTGCTGACCGGCCTGGCCATGATCGCCGTTATGCGATAGATGCTGAGAAAATTGGTCGGGAATTGGGTTGGAAACCGCAAGAAACCTTCGAAAGTGGCATTCGCAAAACAGTAGAGTGGTATCTGGCAAACATTCAGTGGGTGGAAAACGTGAAAACCGGGAATTATCAGTCCTGGATAGAGCAAAATTATAGAGAGCGTAAGTAA
- a CDS encoding glycosyltransferase, with protein sequence MQYQSDRVSIIIISYNHDQFIKSAIESILCQTYKDIELIIVDNNSSDTTPEILKEYKNVGNVKTIFLESNTGITGGINEGLKHASGEFVSFFASDDIMVSNRIELQVNALRKEPEAIACFGNMIRINSDGSINKRGLLPMVDFKWWTLNDILTDRICLYSPTQLYRVDVFKHNSITFPKDIRIEDIWLYFKLLNAGYKFITIPYLLTMYRVHDNNTHTRYKMMMLEKIKILKDYKDEAFYERALHFIHLEHFSNFGSTSKKDALRLLPKVILSIKSKYLYIGLARLLFDWRK encoded by the coding sequence ATGCAGTACCAGAGTGATAGGGTCTCTATCATTATAATATCTTATAATCATGACCAGTTTATAAAAAGTGCAATCGAAAGTATATTATGTCAGACTTATAAAGATATTGAGCTTATTATCGTCGATAATAACTCTTCGGATACAACACCTGAGATATTAAAAGAATACAAGAACGTCGGTAACGTAAAAACAATTTTTCTTGAAAGTAATACGGGGATTACAGGTGGGATTAACGAAGGCTTAAAACATGCTAGTGGAGAGTTTGTAAGTTTCTTTGCTAGTGATGACATTATGGTATCGAATCGAATTGAATTACAAGTTAATGCATTAAGAAAAGAACCTGAGGCCATTGCTTGCTTTGGTAATATGATAAGAATCAATAGTGATGGCTCAATCAACAAACGTGGTTTGCTACCTATGGTCGATTTTAAGTGGTGGACACTCAACGATATACTGACAGATAGAATATGTTTATACTCTCCAACACAATTGTATAGAGTAGATGTTTTTAAACATAACTCAATAACCTTCCCAAAAGATATCAGGATTGAAGATATCTGGCTATATTTTAAACTCCTCAATGCAGGTTATAAGTTTATTACTATTCCTTACCTCCTGACAATGTATCGAGTTCATGATAATAACACTCATACTCGTTATAAAATGATGATGCTAGAGAAAATAAAAATTCTAAAGGATTATAAGGATGAAGCCTTTTATGAAAGAGCACTTCATTTTATCCACCTTGAACATTTCTCTAATTTTGGTTCGACTTCCAAGAAAGATGCGTTAAGACTTCTACCTAAAGTTATATTAAGTATTAAGTCTAAATATTTATATATCGGCCTGGCCAGGCTACTTTTTGATTGGAGAAAGTAA
- the rfbA gene encoding glucose-1-phosphate thymidylyltransferase RfbA: MKGIILAGGSGTRLYPITMGVSKQLLPIYDKPMIYYPLSVLMLAGIKDILVITTPEDQAGFIRLLGDGSQFGIEIKYAIQPSPDGLAQAFIIGESFIGNDSVCLVLGDNIFFGQGFTPKLKLACERSRGATVFGYQVMDPERFGVVEFDREFKALSIEEKPKNPKSNWAVTGLYFYDNDVINIAKNIKPSSRGELEITTVNEVYLKNNALNVELLGRGFAWLDTGTHDSLIEAGSFVETVQKRQGMMVACLEEIAWRNGWLTKENLFERGQQLCKNHYGQYLIKLVG, from the coding sequence ATGAAAGGTATTATTTTAGCTGGTGGTTCTGGTACCAGATTATATCCAATTACAATGGGTGTATCAAAGCAGTTACTCCCTATTTACGATAAACCAATGATTTATTATCCCCTCTCTGTGCTCATGTTGGCTGGAATCAAAGATATTCTAGTGATCACCACTCCAGAAGATCAGGCTGGTTTTATCCGTTTACTCGGTGATGGAAGCCAATTTGGTATAGAAATCAAATATGCAATTCAACCGAGTCCGGATGGATTAGCACAGGCATTTATTATTGGTGAAAGTTTTATTGGGAATGATTCCGTTTGTCTGGTACTTGGAGATAATATTTTCTTTGGTCAAGGGTTTACTCCCAAACTTAAACTTGCATGTGAGCGTTCTCGAGGTGCCACTGTCTTTGGATACCAAGTAATGGATCCTGAAAGATTTGGTGTCGTTGAGTTTGATAGAGAATTTAAAGCGTTAAGTATAGAAGAAAAACCAAAAAATCCAAAGTCAAATTGGGCTGTGACTGGTTTATATTTTTACGACAACGATGTAATAAATATAGCTAAAAATATTAAACCCTCTTCACGAGGTGAGCTTGAAATTACTACCGTAAATGAAGTGTATTTAAAAAATAATGCGTTGAATGTGGAACTACTTGGGCGTGGCTTTGCCTGGCTCGATACAGGAACCCATGATAGTTTGATTGAAGCGGGTAGCTTCGTTGAGACAGTTCAGAAGCGGCAGGGGATGATGGTTGCCTGTCTTGAAGAAATCGCCTGGAGAAATGGTTGGCTAACAAAAGAAAATCTATTCGAAAGAGGCCAGCAACTTTGTAAAAATCATTATGGTCAGTATTTAATAAAATTAGTAGGGTGA